From Marivirga harenae, one genomic window encodes:
- a CDS encoding DUF2202 domain-containing protein, whose translation MRLLSFYILFLLPLGIISCNTANDEIVPQVNDEFSQMIDGFPLEPLSESEQSSLLFMREEEKLARDVYDYLYLKWSRPLFDNISSSEQSHMDAVLMLLNRYDLEDPAARKESGVFFNYDIQQLYDDLTQTGQQSIIEALKVGAAIEEIDILDLKNALEAFVDNQDIEAVYNNLMQGSENHLRSFVKNLANQGVTYQPQYLTQEEYDAIIN comes from the coding sequence ATGAGATTGCTATCTTTCTATATCCTTTTTCTTCTACCCTTAGGTATTATTTCGTGTAATACTGCAAATGATGAAATTGTTCCGCAAGTTAATGACGAGTTTAGCCAAATGATTGATGGCTTTCCGCTGGAACCGCTGAGCGAGAGTGAGCAATCTTCGCTTTTATTTATGCGAGAAGAAGAAAAATTAGCCAGGGATGTGTACGACTATCTTTACCTAAAATGGTCAAGACCACTATTTGATAATATTTCATCCAGCGAACAATCCCATATGGATGCTGTATTAATGCTGCTCAACAGATATGACTTAGAAGACCCAGCAGCAAGGAAGGAATCAGGTGTTTTTTTTAATTATGATATCCAGCAATTATATGATGACTTAACGCAAACTGGTCAGCAAAGTATCATCGAAGCTTTAAAGGTAGGCGCTGCAATAGAGGAAATTGATATTCTAGACCTTAAAAATGCATTAGAGGCTTTTGTTGACAATCAAGATATCGAAGCAGTTTATAATAACTTAATGCAGGGATCTGAAAATCATCTTAGGTCGTTCGTTAAGAACTTGGCAAATCAAGGAGTGACATACCAGCCGCAATATTTAACGCAAGAAGAATATGATGCAATCATCAATTGA